In the genome of Populus trichocarpa isolate Nisqually-1 chromosome 10, P.trichocarpa_v4.1, whole genome shotgun sequence, the window TCTTGTCTTCTTCTGTTGCGCTCTTCTGCGTTTTTTTAGCCGCCTCTTTGGCTTCTTCAGCTTTCTTGACTGCTGCCTCCTTTGCCTCTTCTGCCTTCTCTTTTTCCATACCTGTGGCCTCTTTAGCCTTCTCTTTGGCTTCTTCGGCATTTCGAGCTGTCTTCTCCTTCATCTGCTCTGCTTTCTCTGCTGCCTTTTCCTCTGCTTCATAGGCCTTTTCTTTTGCTGCTCCAGAGGCTTCGCTTGCCTTCTCTTTAGTTGCACCTGTTGTGGAAGCAATCGTTTCTTTCGATGCACTTGCCATTTCGCTAACCTTCTCTTTGGCTGCATTTGCCATTTCTTTAATCTTCTCTGTTGCAGTATCTTTCATGTCACCTGCCCTTTCTGCACCGTATTGGGTGGCTTCTGCTCAAATTTACCATAACACATATAAGAATCGCTAATTTGGAATGCGTGGATTAGCAAGAAAACCAAATTCCAAAAGAAATCATTTAACCAAAACTTGCATGCACGTTCTTGCTCATAAGGTGAGTAATCAATTCACTAATTAACTAACCAGAAGCTATGTCTTTGGCCTTCTTAGCAGTGTCAGAGGCTGTATCAGAAGCTCTCATAGCAGCCTCCTTGGCATCATCCTGCTTTCGCCCAATGGTTTCAGAGATTTTCTCCTTGGCCCATTCGGCCCATGACTCGGTGGATTCTGTGGCTTCTTTACCATCCTCTTCTGCCTTTTCCTGTGCTTCTTCTGCTTTCTCTTCTGTCTTACCTCTTGCTTCTTTCATTCCATCCGTCATCACTTCAAAATCTTGGCTTTCTGTCGGGGTTGAAGAACGATCAGCACCAGAGCAGCTACAACTGATGGCAAACATCATCACCAGTATCCCCGCCACAAACAAAACCGAGAGCCGACAAGTACCATTCTTGGAAGGCATGATCATCAAGAAAGATACTACTCACAACAGTACAGTACTTAATTTATCCTCTCTTTTATTAGGTATAACAAAACAACACACTATAGCAATTAGCAAGCAACGAGGaagatcataaaaataaaagcaagcaGCGAGGAAGGGAAGTGATGAAAACTGAATAAGGAGCACGATTGCAAGTGGAAGTAGAAGTAGGGGTTGGGGGGTTTTTTAAGGGACAAGTTGAGGAGCTACTTGATCAGATGACAGACGCCATGCAACGTGGAAACTCAAGAATTTGCCAAGTGTTTACGTGATTGACATGTGTCCTTCTCAGTGTGCCACGAGTCAGCTTCTTAATGAAAGGCTACCCTTTTGAAAAATTCTTTACTCTTGTTCTCATCCGAGACACCAATCCAATCTACCGACGGATAAATTGGAGGGGGGAGTGTCATTAACCACTCGGTTCTAGACGCTACTGCCTAGTTGATCCAATAACTTATGTATTCGAtgtattaatgtatttttaacattttttatttttagtttaaattcaTGCTTAAAAGTGTCAAAAGCATAGTAGTAACTTAATATACCTAGGTTTAGCAGAATACTAGACCCGGATAACATAAGTTTGACTTGCTTCCAGCCTaacaattttgaattcaaatacGCACTGAGCCAAAGCATATGAGTCTGATGATTTACCAAACCTAATATTCTTAAATTCAGCTACATGCTGACCCAGGTATATATGAGTTTGACGAGCTTTTAGACCAATATTCTTAGGTTCAGCTATGTGTCGAGCTCAAGTAAATATTGATCTGACAAACTTTCAAACCCAATATCATTGGGTTCAGCTACATGTTGAGCCAAATAACATATGAGCCTGACTAGCTATCAGATCCAACATCTTTAGGTTCAGCTATTCGCTGAGCCTAAATAGACACAAGCCTGACAAGCTGTCAGATCCAATATCCTTGGTTTCAGCTACGTTATGAGCCTAAGTACATATAGGTCTAGCAAGCTGCTAGACCCAAGATCTTTGAGTTTAGCTACGCGTTGAGCCCAAATAGACGTGATTCTGATCATGCTTGACTGAATAAGAGCTTTTCACTTTAGAGACGAGCTGTGAAACCTAACATTATTGGATTCAACGACGTGTTGAGCCGAAGTATATATAGGTCCGACGAGCTTCTAGACCTAGCATGTTTAGGTTTAGCTACATGTCGAACCCAAATAAATGTAGGTCTGACAAGATGTAAGACCCAACATTAATGGGTTCAGTTTTACACTGAGTCTAAATAGACATGAGTCTGACAGGCTGTCAGACTCATCACCTTTGGGCTTGACATCATTCTAAGTCAAAGTGGGTATGAGTCAAATGATTAGTATGGACCCTATATTGGGCCacaagattttatttgtttattcttataGCTTTTAACGTAAAAtgttaaaattcaataataatcaTCTATCTATACCCCTAGATGTATAAAAATCTTGTAATGACCTATCATAtatccatcaacattaatattctGTAAGGGATGTCTATCCctcattaatattatgtaaaagacatttatctctcattaatgctATCAAGAGGAAATGACACCCTGACCCCTCAATTCAAGCAACATGACAAGGTTCAGGGGCTATATATACCCCTTGAACCACTCAGGTAAAAGGTTTACAATTTCTATTCTCTAagaatttttactttaattctGAGAgaattcatcatataaaaacaGGAACAAACACTCAAAATCATCAACTATTCTTCTAAAATTGGTTTTTGACATCCTTAATCGCTATCAATGACAGACAATAAAGATACCCTTGAGATAGGACACGTCAAGAACCTTCTTATAGTTATTGGCGCATCAACTCCATCAAAGTGTTAATAACTCATTAATCAAGTGTAAGCCTTTACTCAAGCAGTGTTGGCAACCTAGGGGCAATATCAAGCCTTATCATCCCAACAAGTCCTGGCACATGATGTAACTCCCTTGGTCCCCGCTTCTCAACTAAAAGTTATCTCCTCTACCAAGAGACAATTGTATTATCCAGAGAAGGCTAGGCAAAACAACTTGGAGAGCTTTCCACCCCAATGATCCCCTAATCTCTTTAGAGGTCATTCTCATCAACATGAAGCTCTCCTAATAAGTAGTCACTTTAAACGTGATCCCTCTGACCATCGTATAATAGAAGTTAATTATAAATCCTGTTGTTTCATGCCAGAATTCTTCATCTCCCTAGAGTTTATTAGACAACAGTAGGGGAGAAGTTTGGCTGGTTGATACATCAAAGATGAGGTCTACAGTccttataagataaaaaaaaaaga includes:
- the LOC7477203 gene encoding late embryogenesis abundant protein D-29; translated protein: MIMPSKNGTCRLSVLFVAGILVMMFAISCSCSGADRSSTPTESQDFEVMTDGMKEARGKTEEKAEEAQEKAEEDGKEATESTESWAEWAKEKISETIGRKQDDAKEAAMRASDTASDTAKKAKDIASEATQYGAERAGDMKDTATEKIKEMANAAKEKVSEMASASKETIASTTGATKEKASEASGAAKEKAYEAEEKAAEKAEQMKEKTARNAEEAKEKAKEATGMEKEKAEEAKEAAVKKAEEAKEAAKKTQKSATEEDKKREAETGENLSWAKEKAKENYETAKQKAAETLEATKQESQYIKEKVGGSGKERDGEL